In the genome of Aspergillus flavus chromosome 8, complete sequence, one region contains:
- a CDS encoding ASST-domain-containing protein, translating to MRLINVQTFALEEFFNEQVPPYAILSHTWGNDEDEVSFRDITERNTGDASWPVKFKGCCERAEKDGFTHAWIDTCCIDKTNSVELGEAINSMFRWYSNASVCYVYFSDVTTDDRKQLPSQISSSRWFQRGWTLQELLAPRRLLFFNSQWVDIGSKAQWTGLIETITGISRAFLLGRRPLSEASIAQRMSWASKRTTKRKEDIAYCLLGIFNIMMPMIYGEGDHAFIRLQREIIRETRDDSIFAWGLKSAGPVSTEPQEMISAGIFAPSPASFIGSGHILSLERESKCRTAFGFDRGYIRGNFPLYTRQDGQLFAKLSCGPETKCVEGQIVGIPLYHEAPGEEYYIRPEGRYAQLLPDIEVVSFTPIIYIKTERQRASTTTATNQSCFFIEDPINAGLKLIEVEPQDCWWKEDSQIVMENDTAGKTIQRAWARFRHEREGSSDFLVLLESRVQGSQIKIRSHIMTSSQTTALRDLAEQRNRMRKAAFGKKVATDGVTTIHIKTEQDTTEQGMFVVKLTKATALPSVTVNGTFELELRAVASGLERVAKRRDEILLEIEHFNQQRGTTLTWDSIRSHLDAIDEEKCVLEKIGKSQMEWTKEGYTFARQANSLAEAALANGYVPVLEKKLIKDKTMGLVTQYSLLLAAAAGLPFSSADGQYRSRPDLTVPKLNITVPAPDANGSEYVFVAPYANTIPQPGAYIYRKDGDLVWSGVGYYSGFVANFHPTTYNGKTVLQGFQGTMDQNHGEGVGQHVLLDQNYEHLISTRTGNHHIPSIHEFTVVNDKTALVEIYLPTIANLTLWGGNSSQQWLGNGLFQEFDIATGELVFEWNSLDYLDPADSLNALGSSASNSGLSSAQTWDYVHINSIDKDNDGNYLVSSRHFSTIFKINGTDGSIIWQLGGNHSTFTQDFTFGFQHDARWRSQSGNIDVISFFDNSGNGEITFNNVSRALFVQLNHTDNTATVIRKATAPYGLEANSQGNTQLLANDNLFVSWGSAGAFTQFNADNEILYHAFIEDAVSYRGFLANWTGTPSEAPALAAYVDSANTTRLYVSWNGDTETKVWRFYQVQEGETQYLGEQSRTSFETSFLWESEYSPANDVKFYAEAIGDNGDVLVKTLPSLATSFTEITE from the exons ATGCGTCTTATAAATGTACAAACCTTTGCGCTGGAGGAGTTCTTCAACGAGCAAGTCCCTCCTTACGCCATACTTTCACATACGTGGGgaaatgatgaagatgaagtgtcATTTCGCGATATTACCGAGAGAAATACCGGGGATGCCAGCTGGCCAGTTAAATTCAAGGGCTGTTGCGAACGTGCAGAAAAGGATGGCTTTACACATGCATGGATCGACACCTGTTGTATTGACAAGACCAACTCAGTCGAACTCGGTGAAGCCATCAATTCTATGTTCCGATGGTATAGCAATGCCTCTGTTTGCTATGTCTATTTCTCCGATGTTACTACCGACGATCGCAAACAGTTACCCTCTCAAATATCCTCCAGCCGGTGGTTTCAACGGGGTTGGACATTGCAAGAGCTTCTAGCACCGAGgcgtcttcttttctttaattcACAGTGGGTGGATATTGGCAGTAAAGCCCAATGGACAGGCCTGATCGAAACGATCACAGGCATCTCGCGCGCATTCCTCCTCGGGAGAAGACCGTTGTCAGAGGCAAGTATTGCACAACGTATGTCTTGGGCTTCAAAACGAACAACAAAGCGGAAGGAGGACATCGCTTATTGTCTTCTTGGGATTTTCAATATCATGATGCCGATGATATACGGAGAGGGTGACCACGCATTCATACGTCTACAAAGAGAGATTATAAGAGAAACCCGGGATGACTCTATCTTTGCATGGGGCTTGAAATCTGCAGGGCCTGTCTCAACTGAGCCCCAGGAAATGATATCTGCCGGAATATTTGCGCCCTCGCCAGCCAGCTTCATTGGCAGCGGTCATATTCTCTCACTGGAGCGTGAGAGCAAATGCCGGACTGCATTCGGCTTTGACCGTGGATATATCCGAGGAAACTTCCCTCTTTATACACGCCAAGATGGTCAGCTCTTTGCAAAGCTAAGTTGCGGTCCTGAGACGAAATGTGTTGAGGGACAGATAGTGGGAATTCCACTCTATCATGAGGCGCCTGGTGAAGAATACTATATTAGACCCGAAGGGCGTTACGCACAATTGCTCCCAGATATTGAAGTTGTAAGCTTTACTCCCATAATCTACATCAAGACTGAGCGACAACGGGCATCAACTACAACGGCTACCAATCAAAGCTGCTTTTTTATCGAAGATCCTATCAATGCAGGATTGAAGTTGATTGAAGTGGAACCACAAGATTGTTGGTGGAAAGAGGATTCTCAAATCGTAATGGAGAACGACACTGCTGGCAAGACCATACAACGAGCTTGGGCTCGATTTCGTCACGAGCGAGAGGGTTCTAGTGACTTCCTTGTATTACTTGAATCGAGAGTACAGGGATCGCAAATAAAGATACGAAGCCATATTATGACTTCTTCCCAGACGACTGCGCTGAGGGATTTGGCTGAGCAACGTAACCGTATGCGGAAAGCAGCATTTGGCAAGAAGGTTGCTACTGACGGCGTGACCACTATTCATATCAAAACGGAGCAAGACACAACTGAACAAGGAATGTTCGTGGTCAAGTTAACCAAAGCAACTGCCTTACCCAGCGTGACTGTGAATGGGACGTTCGAGCTGGAACTACGAGCGGTAGCGTCTGGGTTGGAAAGAGTAGCAAAAAGACGAGATGAAATCCTTCTGGAAATCGAACATTTTAACCAACAAAGAGGAACAACTCTAACCTGGGATTCAATTAGGAGTCACCTGGATGCAAtagatgaagagaaatgTGTATTAGAGAAAATTGGAAAATCCCAGATGGAATGGACAAAAGAGGGATACACATTTGCGAGGCAAGCGAATAGTCTTGCAGAAGCAGCTCTAGCAAATGGCTATGTGCCAGTGCTGGAGAAAAA ACTTATCAAGGACAAAACAATGGGGTTGGTCACTCAATATAGTCTGCTGTTAGCAGCAGCGGCGGGTTTGCCCTTCAGTTCAGCAGATGGACAATACCGATCTCGTCCGGATCTCACAGTCCCCAAGTTGAATATCACCGTGCCTGCGCCCGACGCCAATGGCTCGGAGTATGTGTTTGTTGCTCCCTACGCCAATACCATCCCACAGCCTGGCGCTTATATCTACCGAAAGGACGGTGATTTAGTGTGGTCCGGCGTTGGGTACTACTCAGGGTTTGTGGCGAACTTCCATCCCACTACATACAATGGGAAGACTGTCCTCCAGGGCTTCCAGGGAACGATGGACCAAAATCATGGCGAGGGGGTTGGCCAACATGTGCTGCTCGACCAGAACTATGAACATCTCATATCAACCAGGACTGGAAATCACCATATCCCATCGATTCACGAATTTACCGTTGTCAATGACAAGACTGCTCTTGTGGAAATTTATCTTCCAACCATTGCAAACCTGACACTGTGGGGTGGCAATTCGTCCCAGCAATGGCTTGGAAACGGGCTCTTCCAAG AATTTGATATCGCAACTGGAGAGCTAGTGTTTGAGTGGAACTCCCTGGACTATCTCGATCCTGCAG ATTCGTTAAATGCACTGGGTTCAAGCGCTAGCAACAGCGGACTCTCCTCTGCCCAAACCTGGGATTACGTTCACATTAACAGCATCGACAAAGACAATGATGGAAACTACCTCGTCTCGTCACGACACTTCAGCACGATATTCAAGATCAACGGAACCGACGGCTCCATTATCTGGCAACTCGGTGGCAACCACTCCACATTTACCCAAGATTTCACATTTGGCTTTCAGCACGACGCCCGCTGGCGATCGCAGTCCGGCAATATCGACGTGATATCCTTCTTTGACAACTCAGGCAACGGTGAAATAACCTTCAACAACGTCTCCAGAGCCCTGTTTGTCCAGCTCAACCACACGGATAACACGGCAACCGTCATTCGCAAAGCCACAGCCCCATATGGCCTGGAGGCTAATTCTCAGGGTAACACTCAACTGCTTGCGAACGACAACTTGTTTGTTAGCTGGGGGTCTGCAGGTGCCTTCACGCAATTTAATGCCGACAATGAAATCCTCTATCATGCGTTCATCGAAGATGCGGTCAGCTACCGTGGGTTCCTAGCCAATTGGACTGGTACACCGAGTGAAGCTCCAGCTCTTGCGGCATACGTGGACTCAGCCAATACCACTCGGTTATATGTTTCCTGGAACGGAGATACTGAAACGAAGGTCTGGAGGTTTTACCAGGTTCAAGAAGGTGAGACGCAGTATCTTGGGGAGCAGAGCAGAACGTCGTTTGAAACATCCTTCCTTTGGGAGAGCGAATACAGTCCTGCAAATGATGTGAAGTTTTACGCAGAGGCGATTGGTGATAATGGGGATGTTCTTGTCAAGACACTCCCTTCTCTCGCAACTAGCTTTACTGAAATTACGGAGTGA
- a CDS encoding putative tyrosinase, giving the protein MKYSVFSAALTLAVSVSAAAFPKMSSNVDKRETVSQFIPEYFTGSCSKEKMTIRKEWRHLTAKQQTSFLDAVQCLMDKPAKSGLTATTSRFSDLQALHRGMTNTAHADIIHHVGQFLPWHRYYMHIYETLLREECSYTGPIPWWDEQKDADSGNMWQSSMWGPDAFGGNGTGSDLCVIDGRFSNYTLHIGPGDEDTDYCLRRAWDNENAIANANSIALNNCNAYNTFSPWWDCISNIPHKGVHTYIGGVMADIKSSPGDPIFFMHHMYIDRVWWKWQKEDPINRLYDISGPTLNHTANVEPAGGWQNATLHYELSSFNIKPNVTIGEVMNTQGGYLCYGYD; this is encoded by the exons ATGAAGTATTCAGTCTTCAGCGCGGCACTGACTCTGGCAGTCAGTGTgtctgctgctgctttccCAAAAATGTCGTCCAACGTCGACAAACGTGAAACCGTCAGCCAGTTCATCCCCGAGTACTTCACCGGCAGCTGCagcaaagagaagatgaCAATCCGTAAGGAGTGGCGTCATCTGACTGCGAAACAGCAGACCAGCTTTCTCGATGCTGTTCAATGCCTGATGGACAAGCCTGCGAAATCCGGACTGACGGCTACTACTAGCCGCTTCAGTGATCTTCAAGCCCTTCACCGTGGAATGACCAATACCGCGCACGCGGACATCATTCACCACGTT GGCCAATTCCTCCCGTGGCACCGCTACTACATGCACATCTACGAGACTCTACTTCGAGAAGAGTGCAGCTATACTGGCCCTATACC ATGGTGGGACGAGCAGAAGGACGCCGACAGCGGTAATATGTGGCAGTCATCCATGTGGGGTCCAGATGCATTCGGCGGAAATGGTACTGGATCGGACCTCTGTGTGATTGACGGTCGTTTCTCCAACTACACCTTGCACATTGGTCCCGGTGATGAAGACACCGACTATTGTCTGCGCCGTGCGTGGGACAACGAAAACGCAATTGCCAATGCGAACAGCATCGCCCTTAATAATTGCAATGCGTACAACACTTTCTCGCCCTGGTGGGATTGCATTTCCAACATTCCCCATAAGGGCGTTCACACCTACATTGGCGGTGTG ATGGCCGATATCAAATCCTCACCCGGTGACCCGATTTTCTTCATGCATCATATGTACATCGACCGTGTTTGGTGGAAGTGGCAGAAGGAGGATCCTATCAACCGTCTCTACGATATAAGCGGACCGACCTTGAACCATACTGCCAATGTTGAACCTGCTGGTGGCTGGCAGAATGCAACCCTTCACTATGAGTTGTCGTCCTTCAACATCAAGCCCAACGTTACTATTGGAGAGGTTATGAACACTCAGGGTGGATACCTTTGTTATGGGTATGATTAA
- a CDS encoding alfa-L-rhamnosidase, translating into MAVSISQISFEHHREALGIAESKPRISWRFEGIAPNWTQAGYDIEILRNGVPQVYSVNSSDSILVPWPDTALGTAEEARVRARAHGNQDQSSTPWSDWASVEPGLLNDKDWGSAVPIAADRETEVNGPKRPIYFRKSFGVDQNVKSARLYITALGVYEAEINGQRVGDRVMAPGWQSYDNRHVYDTYDVTDLIKQGHNGIGATVGEGWFSGNLGFSGGHRNNYGDTIGLLSLLVVTLEDGTKLEVPTDASWQANIGPTVSSEIYNGETYDSRLEAKIAGWSSGSFNGTNWLAVKQLPSLKGKLTPPDGPPVRRVEEVKPQNIFKSPSNKTIIDFGQNVAGWLRVSVSGPRGTNITFHHAEVLENGELALRPLRFAKAIDTFILNGNGVQTWEPRFTTHGFRYAQVDGWPEASTPLNGDSIRAIVVHSDMERTGWFECSHALLNKFHQNVIWSMRGNFISIPTDCPQRDERLGWTGDAHAFGPTADYLYNTAGFWRGWHRDVWSEMQINGSMSVPPYVPIIPPNTDSKQGAAAVWGDVTVGGPFNHYQAYGDLDMLEEQYSQAQGWIDTGIPREDTGLWDRDSFQYGDWLDPKAPADNPGDATTATHLVADAYLVRMTELLTNISTALGHSDLANKYSEQHTSLVDEFRKAWLKDGAMANRTQTAYALGLHFGLFTTEEERSAAGDTLRSLIADNDYLVGTGFAGTPPLGFALAEIGATDDFYRMLLQTKVPSWLYQVVQNGTTTWERWDSLLQNGSVNPGEMTSFNHYAFGSVADWMHQVIGGLAPAEPGWKKIKIAPVPGGNITSANSRFISPYGEVSAKWELNGDSFDLEVTVPPNTNAVITLPYGNVTKEVGSGQYKFNASRE; encoded by the coding sequence ATGGCGGTCTCGATATCTCAGATATCATTCGAGCACCACCGCGAAGCGCTGGGCATTGCCGAGTCTAAACCTCGCATTTCTTGGCGATTCGAGGGTATTGCGCCGAACTGGACACAGGCGGGATATGATATCGAGATACTCCGAAACGGCGTACCGCAAGTTTACTCTGTTAATTCGTCCGACTCTATTCTCGTCCCATGGCCAGACACTGCTCTTGGGACAGCCGAGGAGGCTAGAGTCCGAGCACGAGCCCATGGAAACCAAGACCAATCTTCTACGCCATGGTCTGACTGGGCGTCAGTTGAGCCAGGGCTATTAAACGATAAGGACTGGGGTAGCGCAGTTCCAATTGCTGCTGACCGCGAGACCGAGGTGAATGGACCTAAGCGACCGATATACTTTAGGAAGTCCTTCGGGGTGGACCAAAACGTGAAGTCCGCCCGACTGTATATCACTGCACTCGGAGTGTATGAGGCGGAGATCAACGGACAAAGAGTGGGCGACCGTGTTATGGCACCTGGATGGCAATCGTACGATAATCGACATGTCTACGATACCTACGATGTGACGGACCTTATCAAGCAAGGTCACAACGGAATCGGCGCTACCGTCGGAGAGGGCTGGTTCTCTGGTAACCTTGGCTTTAGTGGAGGGCATAGAAATAACTATGGAGACACGATTGGTCTTCTGTCCTTGCTTGTCGTTACCCTGGAAGATGGAACCAAACTCGAGGTCCCGACCGATGCGTCTTGGCAGGCAAATATCGGGCCGACGGTGTCTTCTGAAATCTATAACGGAGAGACATACGACTCACGACTTGAGGCCAAGATAGCTGGATGGTCGTCGGGTTCGTTCAATGGTACCAATTGGCTCGCGGTCAAGCAGTTGCCCTCGCTGAAAGGGAAGTTAACTCCCCCAGACGGCCCGCCAGTCAGGAGGGTGGAGGAGGTTAAGCCTCAAAATATCTTCAAGTCGCCGTCCAATAAGACTATCATCGATTTTGGTCAGAATGTAGCCGGCTGGCTTAGGGTTTCGGTATCCGGTCCGAGAGGTACAAACATCACCTTCCATCATGCTGAAGTCCTGGAAAACGGCGAGCTTGCGCTTCGCCCACTGCGCTTTGCCAAAGCCATTGATACGTTTATTCTAAACGGCAATGGTGTCCAAACGTGGGAGCCACGGTTCACTACCCACGGGTTTCGGTATGCACAGGTGGACGGCTGGCCGGAGGCATCGACACCATTGAACGGAGATTCTATTAGAGCAATTGTCGTTCACAGTGACATGGAACGTACAGGCTGGTTCGAATGCTCCCACGCACTGCTTAATAAATTCCACCAGAATGTCATATGGTCTATGAGGGGCAATTTCATTTCGATCCCGACGGATTGCCCGCAACGCGATGAGCGGTTAGGATGGACCGGAGATGCACACGCCTTTGGGCCTACTGCTGACTATCTCTACAATACTGCTGGATTTTGGCGAGGCTGGCACCGTGACGTTTGGTCCGAGATGCAAATAAACGGGTCAATGAGCGTACCACCGTATGTTCCTATCATCCCGCCGAACACAGACTCGAAGCAGGGAGCTGCGGCAGTATGGGGCGACGTTACTGTTGGTGGGCCGTTCAACCATTATCAGGCTTACGGTGACCTAGATATGCTGGAAGAGCAATACTCACAAGCCCAAGGTTGGATAGATACTGGAATTCCACGTGAAGATACTGGTCTTTGGGATCGAGACAGCTTTCAGTATGGAGATTGGTTGGACCCGAAGGCACCAGCAGACAACCCAGGTGATGCCACTACGGCCACGCATCTTGTTGCCGACGCCTACTTAGTGCGAATGACTGAGCTTCTTACCAATATCTCCACTGCCCTCGGCCACAGCGACTTGGCGAACAAGTACAGTGAACAGCACACCAGCTTGGTTGATGAATTCCGCAAAGCATGGCTGAAGGACGGTGCGATGGCAAACCGGACGCAAACAGCTTATGCTCTGGGGTTGCACTTTGGCCTGTTCACAACCGAAGAGGAGCGATCCGCTGCGGGCGATACCTTGCGCAGTCTAATTGCCGACAATGACTATCTTGTTGGCACAGGCTTCGCGGGAACTCCACCTCTGGGATTTGCTTTGGCCGAAATTGGCGCCACAGACGACTTCTACCGCATGCTGCTGCAAACAAAGGTGCCTTCCTGGTTATATCAAGTAGTTCAAAATGGAACTACAACGTGGGAACGCTGGGACAGCCTTTTGCAAAATGGTAGTGTCAACCCTGGTGAGATGACAAGTTTCAACCACTATGCCTTTGGCTCCGTTGCCGATTGGATGCATCAGGTTATTGGTGGCCTTGCTCCTGCCGAGCCAGGTTggaaaaagattaaaatcGCACCTGTGCCAGGAGGTAATATCACCAGTGCCAACTCGCGCTTTATCAGTCCTTACGGAGAGGTCAGTGCCAAGTGGGAGCTGAATGGGGATAGCTTCGACCTAGAAGTCACCGTTCCGCCAAACACCAATGCCGTCATTACATTGCCATACGGTAATGTGACGAAAGAGGTTGGATCGGGGCAATATAAGTTCAATGCGTCGAGGGAGTAA
- a CDS encoding glycosyl hydrolase family 43 protein, producing the protein MGRDIVKTMILGLIASLGQAAVAAAALQIVPGATWTAAGTNQHVQAHGGGIIEVDSTYYWIGENKLDGSSFQSVNCYSSKNLVEWTFVGELLSRQSSGDLGPDRIVERPKVIYNDATSKYVLWMHIDSSDYGEAKTGVATSSSVCGAYEYLGSFRPLGYQSRDMGLYKDDDGTGYLLTEDRPNGLRINTLTDDFTNVTETTHLFPEHVEAPALYKQDGVYFLFGSQLTGWSNNDNKYVTATSLSGPWTNWTDFAPSGANTFESQTTFVLRVGGSVVYMGDRWDSANLMRSTYIWLPLTIEGTTATLNNETAWVLPLDGTWSAAGDGTSYEAESSDSTLSNGAKIISCSGCSGGKSVGYIGGPDDGTIVVNNVASDASTDTTIRVQYANGNNSQRYANVTVNGQSHVLAFLPSGSGNTPFTSTLHTTLEKGDTNTITFSAYEEGWGKFLSSFCTHA; encoded by the exons ATGGGGAGAGATATCGTCAAAACTATGATTCTTGGCTTGATTGCTAGCCTAGGCCAGGCAGCTGTAGCTGCGGCAGCCCTGCAAATT GTTCCTGGTGCTACGTGGACCGCGGCCGGCACCAACCAGCATGTTCAGGCGCATGGTGGAG GTATTATCGAAGTCGATTCGACATACTACTGGATTGGCGAGAACAAGCTAGATGGGAGCTCCTTTCAGTCAGTCAATTGCTACTCGAGCAAG AATTTGGTAGAGTGGACATTTGTTGGAGAACTCCTTTCTCGTCAGAGCAGTGGAGACCTAGGCCCCGATCGCATCGTCGAGCGCCCAAAGGTGATCTACAATGACGCGACATCCAAATATGTCTTGTGGATGCACATCGATAGCAGTGATTACGGCGAGGCAAAGACCGGTGTTGCGACGTCTTCCAGTGTTTGTGGTGCATATGAATATCT GGGTTCCTTCCGACCTCTTGGGTATCAATCGCGAGATATGGGTCTTTATAAAGATGACGATGGCACGGGATATCTTTTGACTGAGGAT CGTCCCAATGGCCTGAGAATCAACACATTGACGGATGACTTCACCAACGTCACTGAAACGACTCATCTGTTTCCAGAACACGTGGAGGCCCCAGCTCTATACAAACAGGACGGAGTATACTTCCTGTTTGGGTCTCAGTTGACAG GATGGT CAAACAACGATAATAAATATGTTACTGCAACAAGCCTTAGTGGGCCCTGGACTAACTGGACCGACTTTGCCCCAAGTGGAGCCAACACATTTGAGTCTCAAACGACTTTCGTCCTGCGGGTCGGCGGTTCCGTAGT GTATATGGGAGATCGCTGGGACTCTGCAAATCTCATGAGATCAACTTATATTTGGCTCCCGTTGACAATTGAAGGAACCACCGCGACTCTG AACAACGAAACGGCGTGGGTGCTGCCACTTGACGGAACCTGGTCCGCCGCCGGGGATGGAACCAGCTACGAGGCCGAGTCATCTGACAGTACCCTTTCTAACGGTGCCAAGATTATTTCCTGCAGCGGCTGCTCTGGCGGGAAGTCTGTCGGGTACATTGGTGGCCCTGATGATGGAACGATTGTGGTCAACAATGTGGCCAGCGATGCGTCAACAGATACCACTATCCGTGTCCAATATGCCAACGGAAACAACTCACAGCGCTACGCAAATGTCACCGTCAATGGCCAATCTCATGTACTGGCGTTTTTGCCCTCCGGAAGTGGTAATACGCCGTTCACCTCGACTCTTCATACCACATTGGAAAAGGGCGATACAAACACGATCACTTTCAGTGCGTATGAGGAAGGATGGGGTAAgtttctttcctctttctgcACCCATGCATAG
- a CDS encoding putative alanyl-tRNA synthetase, producing the protein MAASSRTFLAYQHDWNLLSLDTPVTTVYRFNELEDPNRQLFPAGNDDDHVVATEKTIFHPQGGGQPSDVGTMTGPAGTTFTVTAVRMDATGQGQVLHLGRFGDGSCSAFSKGETVRQEVDAEKRLLHSRLHTAGHVLGAAVRHLLEKEVQDFDELKASHAPGSASCEFQGLIEGKWKEPIQKRVDQYIADKREVRVEWWDETMFREKGLERLIPDRSLMPGEKFRVVNIVGAEVYPCGGTHVDTTDLCGPTSVTKISRKSGKSRVSYAVN; encoded by the coding sequence ATGGCCGCGTCTAGCCGGACGTTCCTCGCCTACCAGCACGATTGGAACCTTCTTTCGCTCGACACACCCGTCACAACAGTATATCGCTTCAACGAACTGGAAGATCCCAACCGCCAGCTCTTTCCCGCGGGAAACGATGATGACCATGTCGTCGCCACTGAAAAGACAATCTTCCATCCTCAAGGGGGCGGCCAGCCCTCCGACGTGGGCACAATGACAGGACCCGCAGGAACCACGTTTACGGTGACGGCCGTCCGCATGGATGCGACCGGACAAGGCCAAGTCTTGCACCTCGGCCGATTCGGTGATGGTTCATGTTCTGCATTTTCGAAAGGCGAGACAGTCCGACAAGAAGTCGATGCTGAGAAGCGCCTGCTACATTCGCGGCTTCATACGGCAGGCCACGTCCTTGGTGCTGCTGTGAGACAtctcctggagaaggaggtccAGGACTTTGATGAATTAAAGGCTTCTCACGCTCCGGGCTCGGCATCCTGTGAATTTCAAGGTCTAATcgaaggaaaatggaaagagCCGATTCAGAAACGGGTAGATCAATATATCGCCGACAAGCGAGAGGTTCGGGTTGAGTGGTGGGATGAAACCATGTTTCGGGAAAAGGGTCTGGAAAGATTGATTCCCGACCGTAGCCTCATGCCGGGAGAGAAGTTCCGCGTGGTGAACATTGTTGGGGCCGAGGTTTATCCCTGTGGAGGGACGCATGTCGATACTACGGATTTGTGTGGACCGACTAGCGTTACGAAGATCTCGAGGAAGTCGGGGAAGTCTCGTGTTAGCTATGCTGTGAATTAA
- a CDS encoding putative amino acid transporter, with amino-acid sequence MASFDQEAKEGNDAKNPTNTPDALAGDVEEANGNTLKRALEGRHIQMIAMGGAIGAGLFVGSGEALANGGPASVLIGYLIVGVLLLCTIMSLGELAIMYPINGAFYQYSTRFIDPCWGFAIGWAYSLGWLVTLPFEITAASLTIEYWNSDLNPAIFVSIFLIVLVIIQVFGVRGYGEVEFVLSIIKVIACIGLIILGIIINTGGVPGSPQGYIGGKYWRDPGAFANGFKGFCAVFVNAAVAFSGTELVGLAAAETKHPQKTLPTATKQVLWRVTIFYIVNLLIVGLNVPHNSPQLLGSGDAASSAGVSANASPFVLAIQDAGIHVLPSIINAVVLISSLSVANSSTFASTRTLQALAADGGAPSFFAYIDKAGRPLAPIALQVLFGFLAYLQFASSGLTIFNWLLSIAGVSTVMMNLSINMAHIRFRLALKAQNRSTDEIPWKSTLGTVGSSIGAFLSAIALVAMFYSALYAPGGDPPSAFNFFQQYLAGFMGLVLMIFWKVWNRQWWLGVPLRQIDLDTGRRFMEMEQVTPDETGESLPWWKRAKQTIC; translated from the exons ATGGCTAGCTTTGATCAAGAGGCCAAAGAAGGCAATGATGCTAAGAATCCAACGAACACTCCCGATGCCCTGGCCGGGGATGTTGAGGAAGCAAATGGCAATACACTTAAGAGGGCCCTCGAAGGCCGACACATTCAGATGATCGCGATG GGCGGAGCAATTGGCGCAGGTCTGTTTGTCGGCTCAGGTGAAGCGCTTGCAAACGGTGGCCCTGCTTCTGTCCTGATAGGTTATCTTATTGTGGGAGTTCTGCTGCTGTGCACAATTATGTCTCTCGGGGAACTAGCCATTATGTATCCGATTAATGGAGCTTTCTATCAATATAGCACTCGGTTCATAGATCCTTGTTG GGGCTTTGCGATCGGTTGGGCGTATTCCCTCGGCTGGCTTGTCACTTT ACCCTTTGAAATTACTGCAGCCAGTTTAACAATCGAATACTGGAACTCGGACTTGAATCCCGCAATATTCGTTAGTATCTTCCTAATTGTGCTGGTCATAATTCAAGTCTTTGGAGTGCGCGGTTACGGCGAGG TGGAATTTGTACTTTCCATAATCAAGGTGATAGCATGTATAGGGCTGATCATTCTGGGGATCATTATCAATACCGGTGGCGTCCCTGGCAGTCCTCAAGGATATATTGGTGGAAAATATTGGCGTGATCCGGGCGCCTTTGCAAACGGGTTCAAAGGGTTCTGCGCGGTATTTGTGAATGCG GCAGTAGCTTTTAGTGGTACAGAACTCGTCGGTCTCGCAGCGGCAGAGACAAAGCATCCCCAGAAAACCCTTCCCACGGCCACGAAGCAGGTCCTGTGGCGCGTGACCATATTCTACATTGTGaacctcctcatcgtcggtCTCAACGTTCCACACAATAGCCCCCAGCTGCTCGGCTCAGGTGACGCAGCGAGTTCCGCTGGAGTCAGCGCAAATGCCAGTCCCTTTGTCCTGGCCATTCAAGATGCTGGCATCCACGTCCTGCCGTCAATTATCAACGCAGTCGTCCTGATTTCCAGTCTGAGTGTGGCCAATTCTTCAACATTCGCCTCTACAAGAACGCTACAAGCCCTAGCCGCCGATGGAGGCGCCCCGTCATTTTTCGCCTATATCGATAAGGCCGGTCGCCCTCTAGCCCCAATCGCTCTCCAGGTGCTCTTCGGCTTCCTAGCATACCTCCAGTTCGCGTCTTCCGGTCTAACTATATTCAACTGGCTGCTTTCTATTGCTGGCGTGTCAACTGTAATGATGAACCTGAGTATCAACATGGCCCACATCCGGTTTCGTCTGGCTCTAAAGGCCCAGAATCGCAGCACGGACGAAATTCCATGGAAGTCCACCCTGGGAACCGTGGGAAGCTCTATtggagcttttctttccgCTATTGCTCTTGTTGCGATGTTTTATTCCGCGCTTTAT GCACCGGGTGGGGACCCCCCAAGCGCATTCAATTTCTTCCAGCAATATCTCGCTGGATTTATGGGCCTCGTTCTAATGATCTTCTGGAAAGTGTGGAATCGGCAGTGGTGGCTTGGAGTCCCCCTCCGGCAGATTGATCTAGACACTGGCAGGCGATTTATGGAAATGGAGCAGGTTACTCCAGATGAAACGGGAGAAAGCCTTCCCTGGTGGAAGAGAGCGAAACAGACAATCTGCTGA